From Desulfatibacillum aliphaticivorans DSM 15576, the proteins below share one genomic window:
- a CDS encoding DEAD/DEAH box helicase, producing the protein MGKDRMTQDSEIDQTEERAAGPRFLTNTTFADFDLPETLLEGLKDAGFERCTPIQAQVLPVALSGKDIAGQAQTGTGKTAAFLVPMFSKLLGLEKRSKTLPSALIVAPTRELALQIYEEAVVLGGHTDFTIAQAIGGMDYRKQMDILKQGADVLIGTPGRIIDYYKQGIFKTHAIKSVVIDEADRLLDLGFAKDMRYILRKMPHYEKRQSMLFSATLSYRVLELTYDYMNLPEFISVTPEEVTVKGIDQILYHVGQDQKLPLLLGVFKNEDWTRALVFVNTKSGVEFVAHKLRGNGFPAGGITGDLPQRKRLQLMERFKNGELSILVATDVASRGIHVEDVSHVINYDLPQDPENYVHRIGRTARAGKTGKAISLACEHYVFHLEPMEEMIGLSLPVEWPEEEYFQEDKAGPMPARKRGPKPDQGQGRGKGRGGKRGGKPGGGPRRRKPRKEGGSPSPENAPVQADGEAPKKKPRRRRRRKKKPAASPPSENQS; encoded by the coding sequence GTGGGAAAGGATAGAATGACCCAGGATTCTGAAATCGATCAGACTGAAGAAAGGGCGGCCGGACCGCGCTTCCTCACAAACACCACATTTGCGGACTTTGATCTGCCGGAAACATTGCTGGAAGGCCTGAAGGACGCCGGCTTTGAACGTTGTACGCCTATCCAGGCCCAGGTTCTGCCCGTGGCCCTTTCCGGCAAAGACATCGCCGGACAGGCTCAGACCGGCACGGGGAAGACGGCCGCTTTTCTCGTTCCCATGTTTTCCAAACTGTTAGGGCTGGAAAAACGGAGTAAAACCCTGCCCTCCGCCCTGATTGTGGCCCCCACCCGGGAGTTGGCCCTGCAGATATACGAAGAGGCCGTTGTTTTAGGCGGGCACACGGATTTCACCATCGCCCAGGCCATCGGCGGCATGGATTACCGCAAGCAAATGGACATCCTCAAGCAGGGGGCCGACGTTCTCATCGGCACGCCGGGCCGCATTATCGACTATTACAAACAAGGCATTTTCAAGACCCACGCCATTAAATCCGTGGTGATCGACGAGGCGGACAGGCTTCTGGATTTGGGCTTTGCAAAGGACATGCGCTACATCCTGCGCAAAATGCCCCATTACGAAAAGCGCCAGTCCATGCTTTTTTCCGCCACCCTGTCCTACAGGGTTTTGGAACTGACCTACGACTATATGAACCTTCCCGAGTTCATATCGGTCACGCCCGAAGAAGTGACGGTCAAGGGAATCGACCAGATTTTATACCATGTGGGCCAGGATCAGAAGCTCCCCTTGCTTCTTGGCGTTTTTAAAAACGAGGATTGGACCCGGGCCCTGGTTTTTGTAAACACCAAGTCCGGCGTGGAGTTTGTGGCCCATAAATTGAGGGGAAACGGGTTCCCGGCCGGCGGCATTACCGGAGACCTCCCCCAGCGCAAACGATTGCAATTGATGGAGCGCTTCAAGAACGGGGAGCTTTCCATTCTGGTGGCCACGGACGTGGCGTCCCGCGGCATCCACGTGGAGGACGTCAGCCATGTCATTAATTACGACCTGCCCCAGGACCCGGAAAACTACGTCCATCGAATAGGCCGTACGGCCAGGGCGGGCAAGACGGGCAAGGCAATCTCCCTGGCATGCGAGCATTACGTGTTCCACCTGGAGCCCATGGAGGAAATGATCGGCTTATCCCTTCCTGTGGAATGGCCGGAGGAAGAGTACTTTCAGGAAGACAAAGCCGGACCCATGCCGGCCAGAAAACGCGGCCCCAAGCCGGACCAGGGCCAAGGCAGGGGCAAAGGCCGGGGAGGAAAGCGCGGCGGAAAGCCAGGGGGAGGACCCCGGCGGAGGAAGCCCCGCAAGGAAGGCGGAAGCCCAAGCCCCGAAAACGCCCCCGTCCAGGCCGATGGAGAAGCCCCGAAAAAGAAACCCAGGAGAAGGCGCCGCAGAAAAAAGAAGCCCGCCGCCTCCCCGCCGTCCGAAAACCAGTCCTGA
- a CDS encoding acyl-CoA dehydrogenase family protein: protein MFDLSLSKEQKMVKDSFSKLVKDLIADNAHEMDEAGEIPVSAVQKAWELGCSVSGVPEEFGGYGMEDSPILSALVLEELAYGDMAYAVAVTAPSLFITPINDMGTEDQKKAFLPNACTDDYHVYTMAMCEPHFGADAVSLKTTAEKKNGSYVLNGVKCFAPCASQAEKMLVSASLDGENNLFVVEKGAAGLSVSEKEKNLGLYSLETNTVTLENCEVPADARIGGDKGVDYDRVLARSRVAMASMAAGMCRCSLDIVKQYAVEREQFGEPIAHRQSIAFMIAEMAYETDAIRLMAWQAASRLEAGKSAKREAYLAKLYAGEMAMKICDYGVQILGGHGYIREMNVERLYRNARSIACVEALSMA, encoded by the coding sequence ATGTTTGATTTGTCGTTGTCCAAGGAACAAAAAATGGTGAAGGACTCCTTTTCCAAATTGGTGAAGGATCTCATCGCCGACAACGCACACGAAATGGACGAAGCCGGGGAGATTCCCGTGAGCGCCGTCCAAAAGGCCTGGGAGTTGGGTTGCTCCGTGTCCGGGGTGCCCGAGGAGTTCGGGGGGTACGGCATGGAGGATTCCCCCATTTTATCCGCCCTGGTTTTGGAGGAACTGGCCTACGGAGACATGGCCTACGCGGTCGCCGTCACGGCCCCCTCCCTGTTCATCACGCCCATCAACGACATGGGGACGGAAGACCAGAAAAAGGCCTTTTTGCCCAATGCCTGCACGGACGACTACCATGTCTACACCATGGCCATGTGCGAGCCCCATTTCGGAGCGGACGCGGTGAGCCTCAAGACCACGGCCGAAAAGAAAAACGGCTCCTACGTGCTGAACGGCGTCAAGTGCTTTGCACCCTGCGCCTCCCAGGCCGAAAAGATGCTGGTCTCCGCCAGCCTGGACGGCGAGAACAACCTCTTTGTGGTGGAGAAAGGCGCGGCAGGCCTTTCCGTCAGCGAAAAGGAAAAGAACCTGGGCCTTTACAGCCTGGAAACCAATACCGTCACCCTGGAAAACTGCGAGGTTCCCGCGGACGCCCGCATAGGCGGCGACAAAGGCGTGGATTACGACCGCGTCCTGGCCCGCTCCCGGGTCGCCATGGCTTCCATGGCCGCCGGCATGTGCCGTTGCTCGTTGGACATCGTCAAGCAATACGCCGTGGAAAGGGAGCAGTTCGGCGAACCCATCGCCCACAGGCAGTCCATCGCCTTTATGATCGCGGAAATGGCTTACGAGACAGACGCCATCAGGCTCATGGCCTGGCAGGCCGCCTCCCGCCTGGAAGCCGGCAAGAGCGCCAAACGGGAAGCCTACTTGGCCAAGCTGTACGCCGGTGAAATGGCCATGAAAATTTGCGACTACGGCGTCCAGATTCTCGGCGGTCACGGATACATCCGGGAAATGAACGTGGAGCGTTTGTACCGGAACGCCCGGAGCATCGCCTGCGTGGAAGCCTTGTCCATGGCCTAA
- a CDS encoding response regulator has protein sequence MGCNTSEKGLIRNNRILFVDDEENVTSIMNMMLEGLGYEVTSHADGAKAYEDFTQRPDGYSLVICDQVMPGMSGMDLLEKVRGVSPETPVILCTGYTSDELQEQVKKKSVSAVLTKPFAMQKLARVISTVLDNAYETQAYGCAS, from the coding sequence ATGGGATGCAACACATCAGAAAAAGGCTTGATCCGCAACAACCGCATATTATTTGTCGATGACGAGGAAAACGTAACATCCATAATGAACATGATGCTGGAAGGCTTGGGTTATGAGGTGACCAGTCATGCGGACGGCGCCAAGGCTTACGAGGATTTCACCCAACGCCCTGACGGGTACAGCCTGGTTATTTGCGATCAGGTAATGCCCGGCATGTCGGGCATGGATTTGCTGGAAAAAGTGAGAGGCGTCAGCCCGGAGACGCCGGTGATTTTATGTACAGGCTATACAAGCGACGAGTTGCAGGAGCAAGTTAAGAAGAAATCCGTTTCCGCTGTACTCACCAAGCCATTCGCCATGCAAAAACTGGCCCGCGTAATCAGCACCGTTTTGGACAACGCCTACGAAACACAAGCGTATGGCTGCGCGTCTTAG
- a CDS encoding DUF3781 domain-containing protein yields MDEDLRTTIADQFKNTQLGFMRIKKNLGITHFSDIETEKFLKRIILATPIAAIESKGKNHYFTCSAFNAVLTINANSFTIITAKKITND; encoded by the coding sequence ATGGACGAAGATTTAAGAACAACCATAGCGGATCAATTCAAAAACACCCAATTGGGGTTTATGAGGATCAAGAAAAATCTCGGGATAACGCATTTTTCTGATATTGAAACGGAAAAATTTCTAAAAAGGATAATTTTGGCAACGCCCATTGCCGCCATAGAAAGCAAGGGTAAAAATCACTATTTCACCTGTTCGGCATTTAATGCCGTCTTAACTATTAATGCCAATTCGTTTACCATTATTACCGCAAAAAAAATAACGAATGATTGA
- a CDS encoding HD domain-containing protein, protein MSFSKKIGIVDPPEYTSMEKDKNQGESLADQVEAAARALFAKARTSHDWDHTQRVIALARRIGEAEGADQEVVVMAACLHDIGRARQDASNGSICHAQKGAEMAAPLLQELGLPPNKAENILHCIRAHRFRKGEAPETLEAKVLFDADKLDSIGAIGVARAFAFAGEVGARLHSPGKDPFKSKPYTEDDTGFREFEVKLKKVKERMQTREGKRIAGKRHAFMTAFFARFLAEYEGLK, encoded by the coding sequence TTGAGTTTTTCCAAAAAGATAGGCATTGTGGACCCGCCGGAGTACACAAGCATGGAAAAAGATAAAAATCAAGGGGAGTCATTAGCCGATCAGGTGGAGGCGGCGGCCCGGGCCCTTTTCGCCAAGGCGCGCACCAGTCACGATTGGGACCACACCCAGCGAGTCATTGCCTTGGCTCGGCGAATCGGAGAAGCGGAAGGCGCTGACCAGGAGGTGGTGGTTATGGCCGCCTGTCTGCACGACATAGGCAGGGCCAGGCAGGACGCTTCCAACGGGTCCATTTGCCACGCCCAAAAGGGGGCGGAGATGGCTGCGCCCTTGCTTCAGGAATTGGGATTGCCGCCCAATAAGGCGGAAAACATTCTCCATTGCATCCGCGCCCACCGATTTCGCAAAGGAGAGGCGCCCGAAACCCTGGAAGCCAAGGTATTGTTCGACGCCGATAAGTTGGATTCCATCGGCGCAATCGGAGTAGCCAGGGCCTTCGCCTTTGCGGGAGAGGTTGGAGCGAGGCTGCACAGCCCGGGCAAAGATCCTTTTAAGTCCAAGCCTTATACGGAGGACGACACGGGCTTTCGGGAGTTTGAGGTGAAGCTGAAAAAGGTCAAGGAGCGAATGCAAACCCGGGAGGGGAAGCGCATCGCCGGCAAGCGCCACGCCTTTATGACGGCTTTTTTCGCCCGTTTTTTGGCGGAATACGAAGGGTTGAAGTAA
- a CDS encoding acyltransferase family protein produces MNGNALTQERNAGYDFLRFIGISAIIGAHVDLPPLFFQFRNFDVPLMVFLAGISFSQFSSAHYTSYFKYALSRFHRIILPTWIFLALHNFVYYMLYDKAPDLNIIISQITLIGGTKVGIWIIRTLAIVALIAPLLNYLNKISKKDIVFYIVIFLIYFSYEILIRVCFLHREKINIILIFSLMAPAMAYGSIFLYGLRARFFGKISLIVHMVIALSIYIIYTWLIYGYAGKFVQTQLFKNPPQIYYFSYAMLMTIVLYYIVRFRNPKIMNFRLFRFIGRSTLWIYLWHWMFILIFQYIKLYSSIITRYFLVYALAVATVYIQTMIVEWAVKKIPMKKGRQKFIRTVFTG; encoded by the coding sequence ATGAACGGCAATGCTTTGACCCAGGAACGGAACGCAGGCTACGATTTTTTACGGTTTATCGGAATTTCAGCCATCATTGGAGCGCACGTCGATCTTCCTCCGCTTTTTTTTCAGTTTAGAAACTTTGACGTCCCCTTGATGGTTTTTCTGGCGGGCATATCCTTTTCTCAGTTTTCATCCGCACACTATACTTCGTATTTCAAATACGCCCTATCCCGCTTCCATAGAATCATTCTTCCCACCTGGATATTCCTGGCGCTGCATAATTTTGTCTATTACATGCTTTACGACAAAGCGCCGGACTTGAATATTATAATATCCCAAATCACCCTCATAGGCGGGACCAAAGTCGGGATTTGGATAATCAGGACCCTGGCGATTGTCGCACTCATTGCGCCGCTTTTGAATTATCTGAATAAGATCTCCAAAAAGGATATCGTCTTTTATATCGTAATTTTTCTGATATACTTCTCCTACGAGATTTTAATCAGAGTTTGCTTTCTGCACCGGGAAAAAATCAACATAATCCTGATTTTTAGCTTAATGGCCCCGGCAATGGCTTACGGCAGCATTTTCCTGTACGGGTTGCGGGCTCGGTTTTTTGGGAAAATATCGTTAATCGTTCACATGGTTATCGCCCTATCCATCTATATTATATATACTTGGTTAATATATGGCTACGCGGGCAAATTCGTTCAAACGCAACTGTTTAAAAATCCTCCCCAGATATATTATTTTTCCTACGCAATGCTCATGACGATTGTTCTTTATTATATAGTGCGTTTCCGGAATCCAAAAATCATGAATTTTCGCCTGTTCCGCTTCATCGGCCGGTCAACGCTTTGGATTTATTTATGGCATTGGATGTTTATTCTGATATTCCAGTATATAAAGCTGTATTCAAGCATCATAACCAGATACTTTTTGGTTTACGCCTTGGCGGTCGCAACCGTTTACATTCAAACCATGATTGTCGAATGGGCCGTCAAAAAGATTCCCATGAAAAAGGGCCGCCAAAAATTTATCAGAACGGTTTTTACAGGATGA
- a CDS encoding acyl-CoA dehydrogenase family protein has translation MINLELPDYLDNMKTQMKGFAEGLLRPIARKYDEAEHTYPVELDVLKGMPVMSRPKKKAGEEKPKKDAERKNGSNMSQAVTVESICWGDVGLMLSIPGAGLGNAAIVAVATDEQMERFGSKWAAMAITEPGSGSDAGSIQTTAVLDGDEWVLNGEKIFVTCADRCDAVVVWANVDPSAGKAGIKSFIVEKGTPGFTLEKLEHKLGIRASDTGTFFLKDCRIPKDNILGSAEVKKSTEGFKGVMKTFDNTRPMVASMSNGVAGASLEFLKQKMEEAGIALDYNENTNNVSAMQKEYYMMEANLEAMRLLTYKASWMADEKIFNNVEASMSKAKAGRAGTLITQKVCELLGSMGFTREHLAEKWMRDSKILDIFEGTGQIQHLIVARNILKLSRNELK, from the coding sequence ATGATAAATCTGGAACTGCCTGATTACCTGGATAACATGAAAACCCAGATGAAGGGTTTCGCCGAAGGGCTTCTGCGCCCCATCGCCCGGAAATACGACGAAGCGGAGCACACCTACCCCGTGGAGCTGGACGTGCTCAAGGGCATGCCCGTCATGAGCCGCCCCAAGAAAAAAGCAGGGGAGGAGAAGCCCAAAAAGGACGCGGAAAGAAAAAACGGCTCCAATATGAGCCAGGCCGTCACCGTGGAATCCATATGCTGGGGCGACGTGGGCCTCATGCTCAGCATCCCCGGCGCCGGCCTTGGCAATGCAGCCATCGTCGCCGTGGCCACGGACGAGCAAATGGAGCGCTTCGGCTCCAAATGGGCCGCCATGGCCATCACCGAGCCCGGCTCCGGCTCCGACGCCGGCTCCATCCAGACAACAGCCGTTCTGGACGGGGACGAGTGGGTGCTGAACGGCGAAAAGATCTTCGTCACCTGCGCGGACCGTTGCGACGCCGTGGTGGTCTGGGCCAACGTGGATCCCAGCGCCGGCAAGGCGGGCATCAAGTCCTTTATCGTGGAAAAGGGAACCCCCGGCTTCACCCTGGAAAAGCTGGAGCACAAGCTGGGCATCCGGGCTTCCGATACCGGCACCTTTTTCCTCAAGGACTGCCGCATTCCCAAGGACAACATCCTGGGCAGCGCCGAAGTCAAGAAATCCACCGAGGGCTTCAAGGGCGTCATGAAGACTTTTGACAACACCCGCCCCATGGTGGCCTCCATGTCCAACGGCGTGGCCGGCGCCTCCCTGGAATTCCTCAAGCAAAAAATGGAGGAAGCAGGCATAGCCCTGGACTATAACGAAAACACCAACAACGTCAGCGCCATGCAAAAAGAATATTACATGATGGAAGCCAACCTGGAAGCCATGCGCCTCCTGACCTACAAGGCCTCCTGGATGGCTGACGAGAAGATTTTCAACAACGTGGAAGCCTCCATGTCCAAAGCCAAGGCGGGCCGCGCAGGAACCCTCATCACCCAAAAGGTGTGCGAGCTCCTGGGCTCCATGGGCTTCACCCGCGAGCACCTGGCCGAAAAATGGATGCGCGACAGCAAGATCCTGGACATCTTTGAGGGCACCGGCCAGATCCAGCACCTGATCGTGGCCAGGAATATCCTGAAACTCTCCAGGAACGAGTTGAAGTAA
- a CDS encoding arylsulfotransferase family protein encodes MKSRFALIYIVAVLFFIWGVLFARYECFPWNLAGDYLVQIEDFAKGDPFDDTPFLKRLQGVFSQSTVQFEGGKYNVIGAEQSLAPDFFYAGQKNLPILLTAKEDGAYLVYGVFHDASDDISPYALLIGVDGRTVKRSWKIPFLEQSKHVRRMLITAEGDLITNNSDALRCYSWCGDLKWEIPPSGFHHEMDEYEGKVYLWRGDAVAAVDLHDQSVKTVLKMSDLILNNPDVSLLRVPLNDAFRYSEDYRENTAYDEKDPDLKNKTKAYRCDDPYHQNSVMVNKGVCSRYPKDALLLSFRHLDAVMVVEPRTAKILWMERFDRQHSPRWHADGISVFNNRTHFDATKIEYVGFDGARETIVDGEKYNIHRRITGNHRFLKDGSMMFLGNPPEFFHLDEQGRKITHFINLYDDRSLIVTNAYYIEQADLDRYESHCKGE; translated from the coding sequence ATGAAATCCAGATTCGCGTTGATTTATATTGTGGCAGTTCTTTTTTTTATCTGGGGCGTGCTTTTCGCCAGATATGAGTGCTTTCCATGGAATCTGGCGGGGGATTATCTTGTCCAGATAGAAGACTTTGCAAAAGGGGACCCTTTTGACGACACTCCGTTTTTAAAAAGGCTTCAAGGGGTGTTTTCCCAGAGCACCGTCCAGTTCGAGGGGGGGAAGTACAACGTCATAGGGGCGGAGCAATCGCTTGCGCCCGATTTCTTTTATGCCGGCCAGAAGAATCTGCCGATTTTGCTCACGGCGAAAGAAGATGGGGCCTATCTTGTTTACGGGGTTTTTCACGATGCATCGGACGACATTTCCCCTTACGCCCTGCTGATCGGCGTGGACGGCCGCACCGTCAAGCGATCATGGAAAATCCCCTTCCTGGAGCAAAGCAAGCACGTAAGGCGCATGCTTATAACCGCAGAGGGCGATCTAATCACGAACAATTCGGACGCCCTCAGATGCTATTCCTGGTGCGGCGACCTGAAATGGGAAATCCCGCCCAGCGGTTTCCACCACGAAATGGATGAGTACGAAGGCAAGGTGTACCTCTGGAGGGGGGACGCTGTGGCAGCCGTGGATCTCCATGATCAAAGCGTCAAGACCGTTTTGAAAATGAGCGATCTTATCCTGAACAATCCGGACGTGAGCCTTTTAAGGGTTCCCTTGAACGACGCCTTCCGTTATTCCGAGGACTATAGGGAAAATACGGCTTATGACGAGAAGGATCCGGATTTGAAAAACAAGACAAAGGCCTACCGATGCGATGACCCGTATCATCAGAACTCGGTGATGGTGAATAAAGGCGTCTGTTCAAGGTATCCCAAGGACGCCCTGCTGCTGAGCTTCAGGCATCTGGACGCCGTCATGGTGGTGGAGCCCCGCACCGCCAAGATTTTGTGGATGGAGCGCTTTGACCGTCAACACTCTCCAAGATGGCACGCCGACGGCATATCCGTCTTCAACAACCGCACCCACTTTGACGCCACCAAAATCGAATATGTGGGCTTTGACGGCGCAAGGGAAACGATTGTGGACGGGGAAAAGTATAATATCCACCGGAGGATAACTGGAAACCATCGTTTTTTGAAGGACGGGTCCATGATGTTTCTTGGCAACCCGCCGGAGTTTTTTCATTTGGACGAGCAAGGGAGAAAAATCACCCATTTTATAAACCTGTATGACGACAGGTCTCTCATCGTCACCAATGCTTATTATATCGAGCAAGCAGACCTGGATCGGTATGAATCCCATTGCAAGGGCGAGTAA